Part of the Aquipuribacter sp. SD81 genome is shown below.
GCCGGGCCGCTCGCGCCGGCCGGGCCGCTCGCGCCGGCGCGGGCCGCGGGCACCGTGCCTCCGCCGCGGCTCAGGCGCCCGCGGCCTCGCGCAGGGCGTCGACGCGGTCGGTCCGCTCCCACGTGACACCGGGCAGCTCGCGGCCGAAGTGCCCGTACGCCGCCACCTGCTGGTACACGGGCCGCAGCAGGTCGAGGTCGCGGATGATCGCCGCCGGCCGCAGGTCGAACACCTCGCGCACGGCGGCGGTCAGCCGGTCCAGCGGGACCGTCTCGGTCCCGAAGCACTCGACGTACAGCCCGACAGGGGCGGCCTTGCCGATGGCGTACGCCACCTGCACCTCGCAGCGGCGGGCGAGGCCGGCCGCGACGACGTTCTTGGCCACCCAGCGCGTCGCGTACGCCGCGGAGCGGTCCACCTTCGAGGGGTCCTTGCCGCTGAAGGCGCCGCCGCCGTGGCGGGCCATGCCGCCGTACGTGTCGACGATGATCTTGCGTCCGGTGAGTCCCGCGTCGCCCATCGGCCCGCCGACCTCGAAGCGCCCGGTCGGGTTGACGAGCAGCCGCATGCCCGACAGCTCCAGGCCCGCCTCGGCAAGCACCGGCTGCACGACGTGCGTGTCGATGTCGGGGGTGAGCATGTTGTCCAGCGAGATGTCCGCCGCGTGCTGGCTCGACACGACGACCGTGTCGACGGCGACCGGCGTCACGCCGTCGTAGGCCACCGTCACCTGCGTCTTGCCGTCGGGTCGCAGGTACGGCAGCTCGTTGGTCCTGCGGGCATCGCTGAGCCGCTGCGAGAGCCGGTGCGCGAGCGCGATGGGCAGCGGCATGAGCTCCGGCGTGTCGTCGCACGCGTAGCCGAACATGAGCCCCTGGTCGCCGGCGCCCTGTGCGTCCAGCGGGTCGCCGCCGGCGCCCGTGCGCGTCTCGAAGGCGGTGTCGACGCCCTGCGCGATGTCCGGGGACTGCGCGCCGATCGACACCGACACCCCGCACGAGGACCCGTCGAAGCCCTTGACCGAGGAGTCGTAGCCGATGCGCAGGATCGTGTCGCGCACGATGCGCGGGATCTCGACGTACGCCGTGGTCGTCACCTCGCCCGCCACGTGCACGAGGCCGGTCGTCACCAGCGTCTCGACCGCGACCCGCGCCGCGGGGTCCTGCTCGAGCATGGCGTCGAGGATGCCGTCGGAGATCTGGTCGCAGATCTTGTCGGGGTGCCCCTCGGTGACGGACTCGCTGGTGAACAGGCGCAGGCTCATGGTCTCCCCGGCTGAGGCTCGTCGGCGCCCGAGGTCCGGGCGCCGGGGCACACCCTAGACGCCGGGGTCGGACACATCCCCGGCGTGCCCGGCCGCCCCCCCACCGCGGCGGTGGCGGGCGACGACGTCCCACACGCCGTGGGCGACGACGGGCTTGCTGCCGCGCAGCCCGTCCCCGGCGTGCACCTGCACGGTGCCGTCCGGGGCCCGCTCGAGCACGAGCACGTCGTTGTCGGGCCGCCCGAAGACGCCGCCCCCGGACACGTCGTTCACCACGAGCAGGTCGCAGCCCTTGCTGCGCAGCTTGCGCTCCGCGTGCTCGCGGACGGTGCCGGTCGCGTCGCCGGTCTCGGCGGCGAAGCCGACGACGAGCAGCCCGGGGTGGGGCCGGTGCGCGCTGACGTCGGCGAGCACGTCGACGGTCCGCACCAGCTCGACGACGGGCACCGCGCCGTCGTCCGCCTTCTTGATCTTGTCGGTCGCGGTCCGGGCGGGCCGGAAGTCCGCGACGGCGGCCGCCATGACGAGGACGTCGGCGTCACGGACGGCGTCGCGGACGACCGCGTGCAGCTCCGCGGCCGTGCCGACGCGGGTCACGCGGAGCCCGCCGGGCTCCGCCTCGGGCAGCGCGACCTCGACGTGGGCGGCGACGAGGTGGACGCTCGCGCCGCGCTCCCTCGCCGCCTCCGCCAGCGCGACGCCCTGCCGTCCGGAGGAGGCGTTGCCGAGGAAGCGGACCGGGTCCAGCGGCTCGCGCGTGCCGCCCGCGGTGACGACGACGTGCCGGCCGAGCAGGTCGCGCTCCCGCGGACCGCTCCCGGCGGCCGCGGCCGCGCCCGAGAGCGCGCCGCGGGCGTGGTCGAGCAGCTCCTCGGGCTCGGGCAGCCGGCCCGCACCGGAGTCCGCGCCCGTGAGGCGGCCCACCGCAGGGTCGACGACCGTCACCCCGCGCTCGCGCAGCAGGGCGACGTTCGCCCGGGTGGCGGCGTTCTCCCACATCTCGGTGTGCATCGCGGGCGCGAGCACGACCGGGCACGTCGCGGTCAGGAGGACGTTGGTGAGCAGGTCGTCGGCGAGGCCGTGGGCGGCCCGCGCGAGCAGGTCGGCGGTGGCGGGGGCGACGACCACGAGGTCCGCGGCCCGACCGAGGGAGACGTGCGGGACCTCGTGGGCGTCGGACCACACGTCGGTGGCCACCGGGTGCCCCGACAGCGCCGACCAGGTCGGCTCGCCGACGAAGCGCAGCGCCGACGCCGTGGGCACGACCGTGACGTCGTGCCCGTCGGCGCGCAGCAGCCGCAGGAGGTGCGCCGCCTTGTACGCCGCGATGCCGCCGGCGACGCCCAGGACGACGCGCAGGGGGATCAGTCCTCGGCGGGGGTGGTGGACTCGATCTGCAGCAGGCCGGCGTCGATCTCGCGCAGCGCGACCGACAGGGGCTTCTCCTGCACGTGGGTCTCCACGAGCGGGCCGACGTACTCCAGGAGGCCCTCACCGAGCTGGGAGTAGTACGCGTTGATCTGGCGCGCACGCTTGGCCGCGTAGATGACGAGGGAATACTTGGAGTCGACGGCCCCGAGGAGGTCGTCGAT
Proteins encoded:
- the metK gene encoding methionine adenosyltransferase, with the protein product MSLRLFTSESVTEGHPDKICDQISDGILDAMLEQDPAARVAVETLVTTGLVHVAGEVTTTAYVEIPRIVRDTILRIGYDSSVKGFDGSSCGVSVSIGAQSPDIAQGVDTAFETRTGAGGDPLDAQGAGDQGLMFGYACDDTPELMPLPIALAHRLSQRLSDARRTNELPYLRPDGKTQVTVAYDGVTPVAVDTVVVSSQHAADISLDNMLTPDIDTHVVQPVLAEAGLELSGMRLLVNPTGRFEVGGPMGDAGLTGRKIIVDTYGGMARHGGGAFSGKDPSKVDRSAAYATRWVAKNVVAAGLARRCEVQVAYAIGKAAPVGLYVECFGTETVPLDRLTAAVREVFDLRPAAIIRDLDLLRPVYQQVAAYGHFGRELPGVTWERTDRVDALREAAGA
- the coaBC gene encoding bifunctional phosphopantothenoylcysteine decarboxylase/phosphopantothenate--cysteine ligase CoaBC — its product is MRVVLGVAGGIAAYKAAHLLRLLRADGHDVTVVPTASALRFVGEPTWSALSGHPVATDVWSDAHEVPHVSLGRAADLVVVAPATADLLARAAHGLADDLLTNVLLTATCPVVLAPAMHTEMWENAATRANVALLRERGVTVVDPAVGRLTGADSGAGRLPEPEELLDHARGALSGAAAAAGSGPRERDLLGRHVVVTAGGTREPLDPVRFLGNASSGRQGVALAEAARERGASVHLVAAHVEVALPEAEPGGLRVTRVGTAAELHAVVRDAVRDADVLVMAAAVADFRPARTATDKIKKADDGAVPVVELVRTVDVLADVSAHRPHPGLLVVGFAAETGDATGTVREHAERKLRSKGCDLLVVNDVSGGGVFGRPDNDVLVLERAPDGTVQVHAGDGLRGSKPVVAHGVWDVVARHRRGGGAAGHAGDVSDPGV
- the rpoZ gene encoding DNA-directed RNA polymerase subunit omega — its product is MPSTPAAPEGITNPPIDDLLGAVDSKYSLVIYAAKRARQINAYYSQLGEGLLEYVGPLVETHVQEKPLSVALREIDAGLLQIESTTPAED